From Hoeflea sp. 108:
CAGCGTCCCACGCAAATTTTATCCCCTGCTGGTAACTTTCACAGACATCACCGACCCGAAGACCGTTCGCAAGGTCGATCCGGACGATCTCGCCGCCAGCTTTGGCCCAGGAGTGACACTGAAAGGTATCTCTCTCGGCGTAACCGACAAAAAAGTGACCGAGGGCCGGGTCGATAGTGTGCTGGCGTGGTTGAGTTGGCCGAGGGAAAAACTGCTGGCCGCTGGCGGTGGCAGCAACCCAGTACAACTCTCCATAGATGACGGCTATTTGGCGCTTGGCCGAGGAGAATTCAGGAGAACTGAATGATGTATCGTTGCGATGGCATCGAGGCAAATTCAAAAAGTCAATGACGCCGAAAGGCTCAGTTACTGCGGCTGCTTGTCAGTTAGCGCCACGTCTGGTTACCTTTGATTGTTTTCAAACCTTGGGGCTCACCGCCCGCTTGAATAGCGCCATGAACCACGTCCTGACGTTTAAGTGCGAATACATCAACGGCGGCACAGCGTTGCTGATGCCCTGCATTGACAGTGTAGAACTGGCAGACCTCGTGGCCGCTTTCGAGCGCCAGAGCGGATACAATGATCCCGCCGGAGGATATGGCGGCATTGTGCCTTCGCATTACGAGCTTGGTCCGCTCGCCGCCTATTTTCTAGGAGAGATGGGGGCCATCGAAGGTGGTCAGCCAGGCGAGATATACGCTCTGTTTTGCCAGTGCGGGGAGGCAGGCTGCTGGCCGCTGGTTACCCATGTTCGGGCTGATAACCAGCTTGTGGTCTGGCACGATTTTTCCCAGCCTTATCGTCCGCAACGAGACTACAGCGGCTTTGGGCCGTTCACATTTGAGCGTTCGGAATATGAACGTGCAGTGGCTACCGCCTCAAGATTCAAGGACGCTAGTTAGCGTCGCTTTCCACCCACTTCGGTCATCCCACATTTATGATGTTCACGACCTAAGCCTTAGCGTTGTCCATCCTTCATCCTGATCTCCGAATGGTTTGTTAAAATTGCGCGCCTGGTTTTGCCAGTTTGACAATCCTGGCGAGCTATTCTGCAACCATGAGACGCACCCGAACCATCAGTGCACCTATCGTGGCTGCGTTGGCAGGGTCTGCGGCTGCAGGATACTACCTTGACGATATTGTCTCGCTTTCCCCTAAGGCCGTCGTCAGCAAGGCGTCGGGAAGTTGCGACATCAAGGGCAACATCAGCATAGACACTGGCGAGCGCATCTTTCACGTGCCCGGCCAGAGGCGCTATGATGAGACGATCATCAGGCCCGAGTTCGGCGAACAGTGGTTCTGCTCCGAAATCGAAGCTCGTGCCGCTGGCTGGCGCAAATCCAGATACTGAGACCGTCTCCCCGCCCGATTTACTCGGGTGCCCTTTGATCCAGAAGTTCAGGGAGGTGCCGGGGCTTGGCATCGGCGGCGCGCTGTATCCGGCCGCTCGTTATTGATATTTTGAGGTCGGTCTCTAGAACTGCGCACGGCGTCGGGAGAGTGCATGATGCGCGAAATGGATGAGATAACTGCGCTCCTCGCGCAGGCCCAACACAAGGCCGAGGCACTGCACGACAACAATCTGGCCCTCCGCATAGGGACAGCGCTGCTCCTCGCCATTGAGCGACAGCTAGAGAAGTCGCCGCCTAAGCAGCACTGATGGCCTTGTGATTGTCTCGATTGGCCGGAAGGAACTCTCTGGCGTGCCGACTGTTGATTCCGGCATCTAAGGGAGATAGTCCGATGAACAGCAAAACGGGCGTGTACTTGGCCCTTGCCGCCCTGGCTTTCGCGGTCATCGCGATGTTCACATTGGGAATAGTGGACCTGGCGCAAAGTCCCGGTCCCACCATGGAAGCTACCCAGGTAGCGGCCGGCAAATGAGAGATGCCCGGTAGCGCACAACCTTATGGCCGCCGTCCTCTCCTCATGAACATGTCGCAATCATCGAAAAGAAGGGCGAACGCTTTCCTGGATTGTCATTGCCGCTAATTGAGGAGCGATCTGTAGTCGATGGTGCTCAAGTAATTGACGGGGTGCTGTGCGATCGGACCATAGCAGGCTAGCAAATTGCACATCGCATTCTGATTGTGCCGCTGCGCATGCGTGATGGAGAGAAATACGTATCCAAAGGCGTTGCTATATTTGCAAGCCTTCATACTCTCCCTAAAAGTTCCTTGAGCACCCGTATCCTTAAATAGCACCCAGTCTACGGCCTCTTTCGCCTCATCGACATTGCATGGCCCCTCATCAATATTCCGGCCGCAGATACTCTGAAAATCCCTGATTGCATCGTTGCCGCACTTGACTTGAGCATAGGCGGGCTGCGCTACGACCAAGATCGAAACTAGTGCTAATAGCTTTCCCATCCTGCCGTCCCTCCCTGCCGATGGTCATCTCCTGAAGCAACCAGATCAGATATTTTTCCAACGCACAACGACTACTCGTCTCGCTTCTTGACGGGCTGCATGGTGCTTGAGGATTGCGAGGCTGGCAGTTTAGACTTGATCCACAGAGGCGGAGCGGGCCGGCGCGACCCAGGCAGCATGGAGATGGCGCTTGGACTTTATGAAACTGCTGAAGTCGCTTGAGGAACTTCTCTATGAGTTGGTGTCCTGGTTGGTGTTTTACCCCATAACGATGTGGCGCTGTGTTGCTGCGCCGCTGACGATGATGCGCTACGCGGACACCGAGCTCGCCGATCGGCCCGAAGACCAATACGACGATACTCTTAGCCCTCCTCTATTTCTCCTGATCACCTTGCTACTGTCTCAGGGGGTGTCCGGTGCATTGCCGTCTGTTTACGATCCCGGAATTGGATCCAAGGAACTCGGATCAGTTTCCAACCTGCTGATCGCGCGTGGCATGATTTTTGGGATCTATCCCCTGTGCATGGCTGTCGCGCTGTTGCGCTGGAAGAAGGTCAGAATTACGCGGCATACGCTTCGCTCGCCGTTCTTCGGCCAGTGTTATGTCGCCGCCCCGTTCGTCTTCATGCTCGTGCTTGGTCTCGATTTCGTATCGATGCCTCATCAACAGGGCCTGCTGTTTGGCTTAGTAACAATGGCCTCTGCCACAGTCTGGTATGCGCAGGCGCAAGTCCGCTGGTTCAAGCAGAATCTGGAAATCGGAAACCTAAGAGCAATCGGTGCTTTTGGTGCTGCGTTCCTCTTGGCGACATTGGCAGCGCTGGTGTTAGCGTTTGCGATCGGTCTTGAAGCCAAAAGCATCAATCCCAATGGCGTATGAGCCGAGGTGGCTTGCCTTTCCACTCCGCCGGCGTGCTCCGAAAATCTGTTGACCGCGCCACTGTCGGGAGCGCGACCGCCGATCACGTTTTCGGAACCGATTCAGTTGGCGCGGGTTGGTCCTCACCAACTGAGGAGGTATCGAGATGATTTTTCGAAGCACTCTTGCAGCTACTATCTTGCTCGCAGGTACAGCATTTGCAGCCGCTCAGACGGTCGTTGTGACCCCAGAGCAAGAAGTTGTGGTCCGCGAATACGTGAAGGCCAACCCAGTGGTCGTCGAACGTCCGTCCAACTTCGAACTGGTCGTGGGGGCTATCATTCCTGACATCCTCAAGCCAGGCGCCTTGGCCGATAACATGCTGCCACACCAGTACCAGTATGTGGAGATGGACGGCCGCACGGTCCTGATTGACCCGCAGACGCGCAAGGTCGTCTACATCATGAACTAGCCGCAGGATCTCGGCGAGATGAGGCATCGCCCGTCTCGCCGACATCTTCCATCGTACATTTGGATTGAAGAGACAGGATTCACATGCCGTACAACAATCAGGAGATCCGAGCTCGTAAACCGGCGCGAAACTACCGCGACCCGAACGACAAGGAAAAACGCACTGAACAATCCTTGGTCGAGAAGGCAGGAAAGCACCCGCCAGGTCGCCCGAAAAACAAACCCGGCGGCAGCGAGCAGCCGGGATACCGCATGAAGCGAGCGCCCTTCTGGCAGTCTTGACTACCATCGCCCCACCCGAGCTGGCGGCTGAAACCATTGCGGCGGTATTTCCTCCTTCAAAAGGAGATGCCCGCATGACTCTTGAAGCCGCAGCCTACTTTGCAGGGATCGTTAGCGCCGTATTTACGGTTGCAATGGCTGGCCGGATGTTTGGCATCTGGTGACTTTCACATCCACTGCCGACTTTTCCGCCCCCACTTACATAACCTGACACCGGGCTACCCTCCCGGCTCGCCGCTGGCCATGGCCCGAAGCCATGACGGAGAGATCGATGCCAAGAGGCCTTTACCGCGACGGCGCCGATCAAGTGATGGTGCTCTACGACCACAACTCCATGCTCATGGTCAATGAGGACTACGTGGCCCGGGGTTACCTGCCTGATATCGACAAGCTGCCGACGCACGCGCAATGGGTCGCATGGCATCAGGCCAACGGGAGCGAAAGCCAGACACACGCCGAATGGCTCGAGTGGCGGAGCAGGAGCGCCCCCCTTTAACGCCCTGCCCTGCCCTGTTCGACACTCTGCCTGTCAGGCCTTCGTCAGCCTTGAGCCGCACCCTCTCCTGCCTGATCCGGCGCATCGTCGTCGCCAAATCCGGCAGCGCACCGAAGATCCGTTTGAGCTGATCGGGCTCATCACAACTCAGTTTCGTCAGGTCGACCATATCGGGATTAGACCGCCATGGTGCCCTTGGATCGCCCGCCCGTCTTCTTGCCGACGACCATCTGCTCTGTTCTACTTTCGGTCTGTTTTAGATGGGAGGGAATGCGATGACAGATCATCCGAAACGCATGATCCTTGAATTCCTGAGAAACCACACCTTGGCGGTCATTGCGACAAGCCATCGCAATGGAACGCCGGAGGCGGCTACGATCGATTTCACGGTGCGCGACAATTTTGAGATCGTGTTCAGCGCTTTCAAGGAGACGCGAAAGTTCGGCAATCTTGCGGAGCGTCCGGGCGTCGCGTTCGTAGTCGGATGGGACGACAATATCACGGTTCAATACGAGGGTGAGGCAACAAGGGTTCCTGCCGCGGATATCGAACAATACCAGGAGATTTTCCTCAACAGCGTTCCGGCCGACAGGGTGTTCATCGAGAGAGGAGCAGTGATGTTCAAAGCAACGCCGCGGTGGATTCGATATTCCGATTTCAACAAGGAGCCTCCCGAGTTGATCGAGATTCAATTCTGACAGACGCAACGGGCTCGGAGCGAGGCCGGCGCCGTAGGCAACCGACCCTTCAAGCCTTGTTGTTGTCGGCATGGGTATGCATCGCCTTCAGCATGACCTCCAGAGGCGACAGACCTTCGGCGGAAGCCTTGTCCGCGATTGCCCGCGTTCGCTTTGTAGCGGCCCCTGGCTTGCGGCCAGCGCCCGTTCTCTTGCCACCACGCGCCACGTTTGATTACCTTTGATTGTTTTCAAAGTAGGCAGGGTAAGATGCCATTGGTGCTTACCTGCGCTAGGTTTGCCTGGAAGGTGGCCTGCTATGAATCTCAATGACGACAATGAGCAGTTGGTCGAAACAATCTTCCGCAACGGCACGTTGACGGTTGTCGGTATCGTGCTCTCGTTTTCGCTTGGGTTCCTGACCCAATGGGCGAATAACCCGCTGCCGTGGAACTTGATCGATGCACCATCAGTCTTGCTTCTGTGCGCCGGCATCATCTGGCAAATCGCCGCTCTGGTTGGGCTGCTAGATCAGGCTGCTCTCAAAAAGAACGTCTTCGAAAAGGCCAATCGAAGGTTTGTAATCGGGGTGATCCTGACCACCGGCGGTGTGTTCTCCGCCATCGTGATTGATCTTGCTAAACTGCTGCTCTCGCCTGGGGCATGACGCACTTCGCAGGGCTGATCCGAAAAGGTGAGCGCCTGTCTCCTGATACTTGCGAGGCGGCGAAATCGTCGACCATGTAGCCTACAGCAGCTGATCTCTAAGCTGCCTTGCGGCCTCTCGCTGTGCCCGGCGCGTATCGCAGCCTGGGTTGCATTCAGATCGACGAGGTATTCGGCGACGAAGCGCTGCCAGTTGTCAGTTAGCGACATTGCTTCCTGCCGGTCGTAGTCGACAGACCTCACCAGCAGCATTGTATCAAGTGACGTTCCGTGGACGCTTCGACGAGGGCGGCGCAGTTCTCTTTGCAGGCAACGGCATCATTGCAGGGATGGATGTTGGCGAAGTCAAATATGACGGCACGTACACCACTGGGTCCAACGGGGGCCTGGCCGGCACCGTCAATCTCAAGGCAACAAAAACCACTCAGCTGGCCGAGGCAGCAATGCGCCGCTATCCCGAGGCCTTCGCCATCAAGTCTCCTTGGCGCAGCGCCGGCGGTTTCGGTGGATAGTGCCACCGGCGTCATTCCGCAGCCTTTGCCATCCGGGCGCCATGGACCTCCGGCGGTGGGTTCGGTGGCAACGAGCGTTGCCACCAGGTGTCCCAACACCCCGCCCTTTCCCATGCCTTGAAGTCGTTCCGCAGCCGCCGCCAGGCTTCCGCGATACACGCGCAGTTTCATCGCGTCGGGGGAAAGCGTCATGCAACCACCCCTTGCCGAATGCGTTGGTGGGCATGGAAATCGTTCCGTCGATACTGATCAAACGCCCGGGCGTCTCATTTCAGGAGATTCGCACTGTGCCCGAAGCTGTTGAATTCCTTGAGGAATGGCCGCTTAACGCGCGCAGCCCGTTCTGGTATCTGGCCGACAACGCCATGCAGGCGGCCATCAACGGCTCCATTTCGGTGGACGAGGCGCGCGACACGTTCCAGACCTTTTGCGACGAGGCTGGAATTCTGCGGAAGCAGCCCTTCCAAGCTTGATGACGAGGCATCGACGCGCCATGTGCTCAGGTGCCCGCCACGCATAGAGGCGGACTTCGCTTGCTCAAGAAGCCGTCCAAGAAACCGGAGGAAGTGATGTCGAACAAGACTTTTGCCCACACAGTCCTGGTCAAGGACGAAGCCCACATCATCCGCGAGATCGACTGCGTCGAAACTGCCATCGAGTTTCTGGACCGTTGGCCGCACGGCAGACGCGGGCCGATCTTCGGTGCGGCCCACCGTGCCTGCCTGTTCGCCCGCGAAGGCCGCGTACCTGTCGATGTCGCAAGCAATGCGTTTGCGAGCTTCGCGCGCTCGGCCAATATCCTCCAGCACCAGTCGATGTCGATCGAGCCGTGGATGGTCGCGCCGAAGGGCAAAGGCAGCTTGCCGGTTTGAAAGCTGCTTCATTCCGCCGCCTCCAGCCATTCGGCCCGACGCATGTCGATGAACAGATCGCCCAATTCCAAACCGCCCTGCCGGCACGCCTTGGCGAACACCGCCACGTGTCGCACCAACACGACGTCAGGCAACTGAAGCAGCACGCCGGCACGCGCCTCGTCGCTCTCGGCGTCGTGCATCTGGCGGATGATCGGCAGCATGGCGTTGGCATCTTCGCTCATCGCCCCCCGAAAGAGGGAGACGCCAGGGCTTGGCAGCTCCTGGAACTGCCATGCTCCGCATCGGCCGTCCCCCTTCCATAGCCCCCCGGAATCGGCCGACCTCGCCGGTCAGAAGCCCATGGTGAAACCGACGGTGCCCTTGAGGCTGTGGCTGCCCTCAAAGCTGGTGGCGGCAAGCGCTTCGCCATGCAGGGCATATTTGCCGCCGGCCCAGCCATAGCTGCCGCCGAAGCCAAGCTCGGCACCGAGGCGCTGCGGCCTGAGCGCCACGTCGACGCCCGACACCGCCACCGCCGTGCCGTCGACAAACGCGTAGGTCAGATTGCCGACGCCGTAGACATGTTTGCCGGCGCCGAGTTCGTAATCGGCGGCGATGCCGAGCCGGCCCTTCAGGCTGTCGCCGTCCTTCAGCGAGACGACAGCGCCGAAGCGGTCGGTGAAGCTGTCGAAGTCGACGGACGACCAGGCAAGCTGCGCCTGCGGCGTCAGCGACCAGCCGTCACCAAGCGCGATTTTCCGGCCGGCCTCAAGGCTGAGCGAATAGCCGCTGCCGTGAATGCCGTCGCCGACCCTGCCGATGCCGGCGGCATCCAGGTCGCTGCGCAAGGTGGCGATCTGCGCCTGGCCGTCGACATAGAATCCGCTCTCGCCATACCAGCTCAGCGTCGCGCCGAAACCATAGCTGGTCGTGGCGTTGGCCCCCTCGCCGAGGCCCGAGAAGATGTCGGCGCTGGCGCGGCCATATTGCGCGGTCAGCCCGCCTATCCACATGCCCTGGGCATTGCTTGCCAGTTGGCCGTCGAGGCCAGCCTGCAGCAGCAAGCCATTGGTGTCGAAGCCGGCGTCGCCGCTGGTCGCCCCGCCTGATTTGACGCGGCCATGCGCGCCCTCAATGCGCGCCCAGATGGCGCTTGGAGCGGCATTGCCCGGCGCGGCGCCGTCCAGCTCTGTCCAGTAGCGAGCGCCGACGCGCTGCTTGAGGGTGGGCAGCTCGACCATGCCGAGCAGCACCTGCGGATAGGTCTCGTAGACAGGCAAGGTAGGCGCCAGGCCCGACGAGCGCAGATACCAGTCGCCGTCGGCGGGGTCGGCAATGCCATTCTGGTAAAGGTCGTAGCGCCAGGCGCCCGCAATGGCCGGTCCGGCAAGCGCAAAGGCGCCGGCATCGGAGATGCCATCGACCTTGATGATGCGGATGCCGTCGGCGGTGGTCGCCCCGCCGGCGCCGCCGACATCGATGACGCTGACCAGCGTGGTGCCGCTGCCGAGAATGCTGTTGCCGGTGATGACGACCAGGTCCGTCGGCGAGTTGTCGCTGCCGAGTTCGGTCGCGATCTCGAGCGCGCCGCCATTGCCGGTATAGTCGCCGGCCACCGTCAGCGTAGTGCCGGGAACGCGGCCGAGCGTCACGCGGCCGGCATTGTTCAGCGACGCGACAAGCTGATCGAAGCCGTCGAGCGCAAGCGTGCCGCCACTCAGAACCATATGCGCCGACCCGGCGCTGAAGACGTTCGCAGCCCCCGCGGCCAGCACCCCCGATGCCACGGTCGTGTCGCCGGCATAGCTGTTGACGCCGTTCAGGGTCAGCGTCCCCAGACCATCCTTGGTCAGGCCGCCCGCGCCGGTCATTTCGGGGGCGATGCCGATATCGTAGCCATTGGTATCGATGATGCCGCCGGCGCTGCCGAGGACGATCTGCCGAGCGCCATAGTTGCGGAAGAAGGTCTCGTTGTCGTCGATGGCGCGAATGATGCCGCCATCGAGGGTGACATGCGCCGTGCCGATGCCTGCCAGGATCCCGCTGGTTTCCAGAACCCCGCGGGCGCCTGGGGTGCCCAGCACATCGAGCGTGCCGCTTGCCGCCGCGTCCGACATGCCGAGAGAGACACCGCCGCGCGCAAGAACCCGGGCGCCGTCTTCGATGGTCATGGCGCCGACGCCGTAATTGCCCAGGGTGAGATTGTAGCGGGTCATCTCCCAGCTCGACCCCACCCCCGTCACCGTGACGCTGCCGTCGCCGCCGGCATTGGCGCCCACATAGCCCTGGTTGCTGGTCACGCGGGCGCCGTCCTCGATCCGCAGGACGCCCTGGGCGCCCAGGCCGACCGTAAGCTGCTCGGCCAAGGTCCACGACCCGGCCGATGTCAGCAGCGCCTCTCCATATGCGCCGATGCCGATGATCGCGTCGTTGCCCGACACAGTGGCGCCGTCCGAGATGGCGATCTGGCCCTGACCGAAATTGCCGATGTTGATCCGGCCGTTGGTCGCGACCCGGCCGCCATGGGCAACGTTCAATGTGCCGTTCCCCTCGTCGCCGATGAAAAGGTCGTTCTGCTGGGTCCAGGTCGAGGCATTGCCCTGTCCATCGACGCCCGACACGGTGACGACGCCGACGCCATCGAGGCTGGCGCCGATATAGCCGGTCTCGCTGCTGACGCGCCCGCCGGCAAGGACATCGAGCGTTCCATCGCCGCCCTGCCCGATGACGACGTTGCCAAGATTGTTCCACCATGAGCCCTGGCCGGAAACCGTCACCGAACCGGTGCTGCCGGCGTCATTTCCGACATAACCGCCGCTATCCGTCACCACCCCGCCATCGAGAATGTCGAGGGTGCCGGTGCCCTGGCCGCCGACATAGAGAAAATCCGTGTTGGTCCAGGTGGAGGCGTTGCCTGCCCCGTCGCGCCCGGTGACGATGACTGTGCCATCGCCGCCGATATCGCTGCCGACCGAGCCCTGCCTGTTGGTCAGCGTGCCGCCGTTCTGGATGGTCAAGCTGCCGGTGCCGGTGCGGCCGATCTCCAGATCCACATTGCTGTTGATGGCTGCGGGATCCGAAGGGTCGACATCGCCCCCCACGACCACCTGCTGGGCCAGCGCTGGCGCGCTGGCCAGCATCAGGGCCAAAGGCGCCACGGCCATGGGCAGGCGGCGGCAGGATGACTGGGAAATCCAAGGCGAATGGCGATGCTTTGGCATAAAAAACCGCAGATGATTCAAATACTAAGCAAGTTCTGAGAGCTTTATGCTTAATATTTCGATAATGGCGTCCCCTCTGCGCTCGCAACCAGGCGGGATCCGCTTTCGCACTGTCACGCAAAGGAAGCATCGTGGAAGCTCTGCGACCTCGTTCCGCTTCCCGGCAGGGCCAAAATCTCGATTGCCCCAGGGTTGACTCGGCAAGGCGCGGAGATAAGTTCCGCGCAGCGAGGTAACGTCCTCCCCCACAGCGGGAAAGAATGTCCGGGAACGGCCCGGCCCACTCAAGGGTCGAGGCATGTTTCGCTTGTTCTTCCAACGTGCCGCCAAAAGGCTCCGCTTCGGAGACAGCCGCCACGGATCCGCCGCCGCTTGTCCTGGTGTTCGCGACATCCGGACCCGCCAACGGTGCGCCGCCGGCCGAACCTGCTCGCCATGACCGACACTCACGATCCTCATCTTCAGGCAGACAATTCCTCGAGCAACGGGCCCTCGAGCCGCTGGCCGCTCGTCCGCTGGTTTGCCTCGTCTGCAACCATGTCGGTGCCGCAAGCTGCCGGACCTGTGGCCTTTTCGCTGCTGGCACTGGCCATGCTCGGCGACGCCAAGGGCGGAGCCGCCATCATCCTGGCGATGACGCTGGCGCAGGTGGCCGGCGCAATTCCGATCACGCGACTGGGCAGGAACCTGCCGAGCGCCACCTTCCTCAGGCTGCTGGTGGGATTTCGCAGCATTGCCCTCGCCGGCATCGCGCTATGCGCCTACTATCAGGCCTCCTTCGTCTGGCTCGTGGTGCTGGCAGCGCTTGCCGGATCGGTGAACGGGGCCGCATTCGGCTATCTGAGGTCGCTGCTCAACCACTTCACGCCCGCCTCGCGCCTGCCGCGTGCCCTGGGCATCGCCTCCACGCTCAACGAGCTGACCTTCGTGCTGGGGCCTGTCGTGGCATCGGGCCTGGGCTCCATATCGCCGGTGTTCGCGCTGCTGGCGATCACCGCACTTGGCGCGATACCGGTCCTTCTGGTCCCGCAGGCAGACATGGCAGATGTCGCAGAGGTTTCGCGCGCCGACGGCTCCGTCTTGAACCCGTCCATATTGCTGTGGCTCTGCTGCGCTGCAGCCGGCGCCTCGACGGTTGCTGCCATCGAGATCGGCGCCGTCGCCCTGGCAATGCAGTTCGGCTACGAGCCGGCCCTCGCCATCCTCTTTACCGTGCCGCTGTGCCTGGCCTCGGTCGCCGGCGGAATCTGGGTGAGCGTCCGCAACCGGATGGCGAGCAGACGCGCCGTCATCGTCCAACTGTCGGTGATGACGCTGGGGGCGGCCCTTGCCGCGTTTGGGCCCTCCATCGTGACGACAGTGGTGGGAGCAATGCTCGTCGGTTTCGTGCTGGCGCCGCTTGGAACGCATTATGCCCTTGTGCTCGATCACCTGGCGCCGCCACGAAAGCGGCCCGAGGTCTTTGCCCTTTTGCGCACCGCAAACGCGACCGGCGTCATTTTCGCCAGTGCCGTCATGACGGTCATCTCGCTGTCCGGCGCCCTTTTCGTGGTCACCGGCGCGATGATCGCCGTGACGCTGCTGGCCGGGTTCGCGCCCGTGGCCGCAGCCCGGCTGCCTGGAAGATGAACGCCTGAAGCAATTCCAGGAAAACTGCGCAGCGGTTTTCCATGATTTCGCCTCAGGGGTGCGCGCCTGACATTGGTCGAGAGGCCGGCAACCTTGACGGCGCCGGGCGTGGCAGTCTCTAGTCAAGGCACGCTCGGCTGACAGAAAGGCGCTCTGATGGAAAAGATCATCCTCGACTGCGATCCCGGGCACGACGACGCCATCGCCATCCTTTTGGCGGCGGGCAATCCAGCCATCGACCTTCTCGGCATCACCACCGTGTCGGGCAACCACACTGTCGAAAACACCACGCGCAATGCACTGTCGGTGTGCACCGCCTATGGCATCAAGGTGCCGGTTGCGAAGGGATCGCCAGGTCCTGTTATCAGCGATCAGGTCCTGGCCATCGAGATCCACGGCGACAGCGGGCTGGACGGGCCGGTGCTGCCACCTGCCTCCTTCGAGCTCGACAAGCGTCATGCGGTGGATTTCATCATCGACACCGTCATGGCGCATGAGCCAAAGACGGTCACGCTCGTGCCGGTGGGGCCATACACCAACATCGCTCTTGCTGCCCGCAAGGAGCCGCGCATCGTCGAGCGGGTGAAACGGGTCGTCGCCATGGGCGGCAGCTATACGCGCGGCAACATCACGCCCGCCGCCGAGTTCAACATCTATGGCGATCCGGAAGCCGCCGACATCGTGTTCCGCGCCAACTGGGACGTCACCATGGTCGGGCTCGACCTCACCCACCAGGCGCTGGCCACCCCGCAGCTTCAAGACAGGGTGCGCG
This genomic window contains:
- a CDS encoding DUF1236 domain-containing protein, coding for MVREYVKANPVVVERPSNFELVVGAIIPDILKPGALADNMLPHQYQYVEMDGRTVLIDPQTRKVVYIMN
- a CDS encoding MFS transporter, whose translation is MTDTHDPHLQADNSSSNGPSSRWPLVRWFASSATMSVPQAAGPVAFSLLALAMLGDAKGGAAIILAMTLAQVAGAIPITRLGRNLPSATFLRLLVGFRSIALAGIALCAYYQASFVWLVVLAALAGSVNGAAFGYLRSLLNHFTPASRLPRALGIASTLNELTFVLGPVVASGLGSISPVFALLAITALGAIPVLLVPQADMADVAEVSRADGSVLNPSILLWLCCAAAGASTVAAIEIGAVALAMQFGYEPALAILFTVPLCLASVAGGIWVSVRNRMASRRAVIVQLSVMTLGAALAAFGPSIVTTVVGAMLVGFVLAPLGTHYALVLDHLAPPRKRPEVFALLRTANATGVIFASAVMTVISLSGALFVVTGAMIAVTLLAGFAPVAAARLPGR
- a CDS encoding autotransporter outer membrane beta-barrel domain-containing protein, translated to MAVAPLALMLASAPALAQQVVVGGDVDPSDPAAINSNVDLEIGRTGTGSLTIQNGGTLTNRQGSVGSDIGGDGTVIVTGRDGAGNASTWTNTDFLYVGGQGTGTLDILDGGVVTDSGGYVGNDAGSTGSVTVSGQGSWWNNLGNVVIGQGGDGTLDVLAGGRVSSETGYIGASLDGVGVVTVSGVDGQGNASTWTQQNDLFIGDEGNGTLNVAHGGRVATNGRINIGNFGQGQIAISDGATVSGNDAIIGIGAYGEALLTSAGSWTLAEQLTVGLGAQGVLRIEDGARVTSNQGYVGANAGGDGSVTVTGVGSSWEMTRYNLTLGNYGVGAMTIEDGARVLARGGVSLGMSDAAASGTLDVLGTPGARGVLETSGILAGIGTAHVTLDGGIIRAIDDNETFFRNYGARQIVLGSAGGIIDTNGYDIGIAPEMTGAGGLTKDGLGTLTLNGVNSYAGDTTVASGVLAAGAANVFSAGSAHMVLSGGTLALDGFDQLVASLNNAGRVTLGRVPGTTLTVAGDYTGNGGALEIATELGSDNSPTDLVVITGNSILGSGTTLVSVIDVGGAGGATTADGIRIIKVDGISDAGAFALAGPAIAGAWRYDLYQNGIADPADGDWYLRSSGLAPTLPVYETYPQVLLGMVELPTLKQRVGARYWTELDGAAPGNAAPSAIWARIEGAHGRVKSGGATSGDAGFDTNGLLLQAGLDGQLASNAQGMWIGGLTAQYGRASADIFSGLGEGANATTSYGFGATLSWYGESGFYVDGQAQIATLRSDLDAAGIGRVGDGIHGSGYSLSLEAGRKIALGDGWSLTPQAQLAWSSVDFDSFTDRFGAVVSLKDGDSLKGRLGIAADYELGAGKHVYGVGNLTYAFVDGTAVAVSGVDVALRPQRLGAELGFGGSYGWAGGKYALHGEALAATSFEGSHSLKGTVGFTMGF
- a CDS encoding DUF982 domain-containing protein, producing the protein MEIVPSILIKRPGVSFQEIRTVPEAVEFLEEWPLNARSPFWYLADNAMQAAINGSISVDEARDTFQTFCDEAGILRKQPFQA
- a CDS encoding DUF982 domain-containing protein, whose amino-acid sequence is MSNKTFAHTVLVKDEAHIIREIDCVETAIEFLDRWPHGRRGPIFGAAHRACLFAREGRVPVDVASNAFASFARSANILQHQSMSIEPWMVAPKGKGSLPV
- a CDS encoding nucleoside hydrolase, encoding MEKIILDCDPGHDDAIAILLAAGNPAIDLLGITTVSGNHTVENTTRNALSVCTAYGIKVPVAKGSPGPVISDQVLAIEIHGDSGLDGPVLPPASFELDKRHAVDFIIDTVMAHEPKTVTLVPVGPYTNIALAARKEPRIVERVKRVVAMGGSYTRGNITPAAEFNIYGDPEAADIVFRANWDVTMVGLDLTHQALATPQLQDRVRAVGGPISKFILDIWAFIATTHGGLLQIEYPAVHDACCVAAMIDASVFTTEKADIRVETAGRWTKGMTVCNFEKMGGMRHFGGTASEQVNFRHTVAMQLDHAKFCDLIVDALERLTARKS
- a CDS encoding pyridoxamine 5'-phosphate oxidase family protein encodes the protein MTDHPKRMILEFLRNHTLAVIATSHRNGTPEAATIDFTVRDNFEIVFSAFKETRKFGNLAERPGVAFVVGWDDNITVQYEGEATRVPAADIEQYQEIFLNSVPADRVFIERGAVMFKATPRWIRYSDFNKEPPELIEIQF